In Chryseobacterium gotjawalense, the following are encoded in one genomic region:
- a CDS encoding patatin-like phospholipase family protein → MKKSLIYLLFLFLNISLNAQIKEGFTIPRNPKIGLSLSGGGAKGFAHIGVLKVLDSLGVKVDYISGTSMGAIVGGLYASGYTGKEIEKIVMDTDFYSILANEKTRQETTFFNKSVDNYILTVPIKNGKINVLPKAISTGQKNIYLLKELFKNVSTITDFSKLPIPFMCVATNLESGDMKLFESGDLVTAIMASSAFPSLMDPVKIGDSLYIDGAMTINYPSQPLKDKGIDIVIGVDLSQGLASRKDLQSAISILNQVIDFGIQKETKIQYNYTDINIHPNLEGMGATSYDAKKAILDSGYVEAQKYMQTLSLLPKKDQQLLRAPMSTIYSNIYKIDSLILFNGYIFKENYVLGKMNLKVPSLQTYGGINKMIDKLYATNNYRLINYDIVQQDNKNYLKLYVTEDDTRFFLRFGLHYDEIFKTGLMLNATAKRLLFRNSTVSLDVVVGDRPRYYFNYFIDNGYIPGLGVYASGLSLELNDEAGNIYDKWNWFRNEIFIQSIWRDKYAVGAGLSNDYFESKPFGSSDFTASENYINAYAFIKSDTQDDRSFPTKGFLLSVEGKVLDILHKYDDGKTLQAKITTQLNFPINSWLTYRLGLVGGFTIGDNLSPYYNYRLGGIFEQNLGNLVSFQGYQFGEVIGRNILSSSNILQFRVAKNYYIDTNISFANLFDNHNVDDIFHISESSAGLTAGYKSPFGQIKINYSQPLKNRNGIFSIILGHWF, encoded by the coding sequence ATGAAAAAATCTCTCATCTATTTATTATTTCTTTTTCTGAACATTTCTTTAAATGCACAGATTAAGGAAGGCTTTACTATCCCTCGTAATCCCAAGATTGGTTTATCTCTTTCAGGTGGCGGAGCAAAAGGATTTGCGCATATTGGTGTTTTAAAGGTTCTGGATTCTTTAGGCGTGAAGGTCGATTACATTTCCGGAACGAGTATGGGCGCTATTGTTGGGGGACTATATGCTTCTGGTTATACCGGAAAAGAAATCGAAAAAATAGTGATGGACACCGACTTTTATTCGATTCTTGCTAATGAAAAAACGAGGCAGGAAACTACTTTTTTTAATAAATCGGTGGATAATTACATTTTAACAGTCCCTATAAAAAATGGGAAAATAAACGTTTTGCCAAAAGCCATTTCTACGGGTCAAAAGAATATCTATCTGCTGAAAGAACTCTTTAAAAACGTTTCTACCATCACCGATTTCTCTAAGTTACCGATTCCTTTTATGTGTGTGGCTACGAATCTTGAAAGTGGAGATATGAAGCTCTTTGAAAGCGGCGATCTGGTAACTGCTATTATGGCCAGTTCTGCTTTTCCGTCTTTAATGGATCCGGTAAAAATTGGGGACTCTCTATATATTGATGGAGCAATGACCATTAACTATCCATCTCAACCATTAAAAGACAAGGGGATCGATATCGTCATTGGAGTAGATTTGAGCCAGGGATTAGCCAGTCGGAAAGATTTACAATCTGCAATTTCAATATTAAATCAGGTGATTGATTTCGGAATTCAAAAAGAAACAAAAATCCAGTACAATTATACAGACATCAATATTCATCCAAATTTAGAAGGGATGGGAGCAACCAGTTACGATGCTAAAAAAGCCATTCTTGATTCCGGTTACGTAGAGGCCCAGAAATACATGCAGACCCTTTCATTATTGCCAAAAAAAGACCAACAATTGCTGCGCGCACCCATGAGTACCATCTATTCTAACATCTATAAAATCGATAGCCTCATTCTTTTTAATGGCTATATTTTTAAAGAGAATTATGTCTTAGGTAAAATGAATTTAAAGGTTCCTTCCCTTCAAACTTATGGCGGAATCAACAAAATGATAGATAAATTATATGCGACAAATAACTACCGTTTAATCAATTATGATATCGTTCAGCAGGATAATAAAAATTATCTGAAATTATATGTTACAGAAGATGACACGCGCTTCTTTTTACGTTTTGGATTGCATTATGATGAAATTTTCAAAACCGGATTAATGCTTAATGCCACAGCCAAAAGACTTTTATTCCGAAATTCAACCGTTTCTCTGGATGTTGTAGTAGGCGACCGACCGCGGTATTATTTTAATTATTTTATCGACAATGGTTACATTCCGGGCCTGGGTGTTTATGCATCAGGGTTATCATTGGAACTAAACGATGAAGCAGGTAATATTTATGATAAGTGGAACTGGTTTCGAAATGAAATATTTATTCAATCGATTTGGCGCGATAAATACGCGGTCGGTGCTGGCTTAAGTAATGATTATTTTGAATCTAAACCCTTTGGAAGTTCAGACTTTACCGCATCTGAGAATTATATCAATGCCTATGCTTTCATTAAAAGTGATACTCAGGATGACCGGAGTTTTCCTACCAAAGGTTTTTTATTGAGTGTAGAAGGAAAAGTTTTGGACATCCTGCATAAGTACGACGATGGCAAAACATTGCAGGCAAAAATAACTACGCAGTTAAATTTTCCTATCAATTCCTGGCTTACTTACCGTCTTGGCTTAGTTGGAGGATTTACAATAGGTGATAATTTAAGTCCCTATTATAATTATCGTTTAGGAGGTATATTTGAGCAAAATTTAGGTAATTTAGTAAGTTTTCAAGGGTATCAATTCGGTGAGGTTATTGGCAGAAACATATTAAGTTCATCAAATATACTTCAGTTCAGGGTGGCAAAAAACTATTATATAGATACCAATATTTCATTTGCTAACCTTTTTGATAACCATAATGTTGATGATATTTTCCATATATCAGAATCCTCAGCAGGACTTACGGCAGGTTATAAATCACCTTTCGGACAAATAAAAATTAATTACAGTCAACCATTAAAAAATAGAAACGGGATTTTCAGCATAATTCTGGGACATTGGTTTTAA
- the ybeY gene encoding rRNA maturation RNase YbeY: protein MIQYFFEDVDPIEITTKTSEWLTKLITLEEKKVGKINYIFLSDEGLLKVNRDFLQHDYYTDIITFDYVKGKTISADIFVSLPRISDNAISHQKDFNSELHRVLAHGLLHLCGYKDKTDEEKSEMRNKEDFYLNIF, encoded by the coding sequence ATGATACAGTATTTCTTTGAAGACGTTGATCCAATAGAAATCACCACCAAAACGAGTGAGTGGTTAACAAAACTTATTACTTTAGAAGAAAAGAAAGTTGGCAAAATAAACTACATTTTCTTATCGGATGAAGGATTGCTTAAAGTAAACCGGGATTTCCTGCAACACGATTATTACACCGACATCATCACGTTCGACTATGTGAAAGGCAAAACTATTTCGGCAGATATTTTTGTATCTTTGCCCCGCATTTCTGACAATGCGATATCGCATCAAAAAGATTTCAATTCAGAACTACACAGAGTTTTAGCCCACGGACTTCTTCATCTGTGTGGATATAAGGATAAAACAGACGAAGAAAAATCCGAAATGCGCAATAAAGAAGATTTCTATCTAAATATTTTTTAG
- the mnmG gene encoding tRNA uridine-5-carboxymethylaminomethyl(34) synthesis enzyme MnmG: MINEIYDVIVVGAGHAGSEAAAAAANLGSKTLLITMNMQTIGQMSCNPAMGGIAKGQIVREIDAMGGYSGIIADKSAIQFKMLNLSKGPAMWSPRTQNDRMLFAEEWRIALEKTPNLDFFQDMVKSLIIENNRVAGVITSLGLQIRGKSVVLTNGTFLNGLIHVGDKQLGGGRMGEPRAFGITEQLVTLGFESGRMKTGTPPRVDGRSLDYSKMEEQKGDENPKNFSYLESPKLTKQMSCHIVYTNETVHEILREGFDRSPMFNGTIQSIGPRYCPSIEDKINRFAERERHQLFVEPEGWRTVEIYVNGFSSSLPEDIQIKAMRHIPGFANAKVFRPGYAIEYDYFPPTQLNHTLETKLIENLYFAGQINGTTGYEEAAGQGLIAGINAHNKVYEKEAFTLSRDEAYIGVLIDDLITKGTDEPYRMFTSRAEYRLLLRQDNADIRLTEKSYHLGLAREERLIKVQDKIAKSNQLESFLRDTSLKPGIINPILESISSAAVDQAYRSAQILTRPNMTLAKLEEIDFIKEATQQYSTEVKEQAEINIKYKGYIEKERDNVAKLSRLETIKIADDFNYDNLKSLSAEAKQKFNKIRPKTIAQAARISGVSPADINILLIYLK, encoded by the coding sequence ATGATAAACGAAATATACGACGTTATTGTAGTAGGCGCTGGACACGCTGGTTCAGAAGCAGCAGCTGCTGCAGCCAACCTTGGTTCCAAAACCTTATTGATAACAATGAACATGCAGACCATCGGACAAATGTCTTGTAATCCAGCAATGGGCGGAATTGCAAAAGGACAGATTGTTCGCGAAATAGATGCCATGGGTGGTTATTCTGGAATCATTGCAGACAAATCTGCAATCCAATTCAAAATGCTTAATCTTTCTAAAGGTCCTGCAATGTGGTCTCCAAGAACACAAAATGATAGAATGCTATTTGCAGAAGAATGGAGAATTGCCCTTGAAAAAACGCCAAATCTGGATTTTTTCCAAGATATGGTGAAAAGCTTGATTATCGAAAATAACAGAGTTGCAGGTGTGATCACTTCTTTAGGCCTTCAAATAAGAGGAAAATCTGTAGTATTAACCAACGGAACATTTCTAAATGGATTAATTCACGTTGGTGATAAACAATTGGGTGGCGGCAGAATGGGAGAACCTCGCGCCTTCGGTATCACAGAACAATTGGTTACTCTCGGTTTTGAATCAGGCCGAATGAAAACTGGAACTCCTCCCAGAGTGGACGGAAGGTCACTGGACTACTCGAAAATGGAAGAACAAAAAGGAGACGAAAATCCTAAAAACTTCTCTTATCTGGAAAGCCCAAAATTAACCAAACAGATGAGCTGTCATATCGTTTACACGAATGAAACCGTACATGAAATACTACGTGAAGGATTTGACAGAAGTCCAATGTTCAACGGTACCATTCAAAGTATAGGACCAAGATATTGCCCAAGTATTGAAGATAAAATCAATCGTTTTGCTGAGCGGGAGCGCCATCAGTTATTTGTAGAACCGGAAGGATGGAGAACGGTTGAAATTTACGTAAACGGTTTCAGTTCTTCACTCCCGGAAGATATTCAGATTAAAGCAATGCGACACATTCCCGGCTTTGCAAATGCGAAAGTATTTCGCCCAGGTTATGCTATTGAATATGATTACTTCCCTCCTACTCAGTTAAATCATACTTTAGAAACAAAGCTCATCGAAAACCTTTACTTTGCTGGTCAGATTAATGGAACAACGGGCTATGAAGAAGCAGCAGGACAAGGATTAATTGCAGGAATCAACGCACATAATAAAGTCTATGAAAAAGAAGCTTTTACTTTAAGCCGAGACGAAGCCTACATTGGCGTTTTAATCGATGATCTCATCACAAAAGGAACTGATGAACCGTACCGTATGTTCACTTCGAGAGCTGAATACAGACTGTTACTAAGACAAGATAATGCTGATATCCGCCTCACCGAAAAATCTTACCATTTAGGCTTAGCAAGAGAAGAAAGACTTATAAAAGTACAGGATAAAATTGCAAAAAGTAATCAATTAGAGAGCTTTCTACGAGATACTTCGTTAAAACCAGGAATTATTAATCCAATCCTTGAAAGTATTTCTTCCGCAGCGGTCGATCAGGCCTACAGGTCAGCTCAGATTTTAACCAGACCAAATATGACTTTAGCAAAATTAGAAGAAATTGATTTTATTAAAGAAGCGACCCAACAGTATTCTACCGAAGTAAAGGAACAGGCTGAAATCAATATTAAATACAAAGGATATATTGAGAAAGAAAGAGATAACGTTGCCAAATTATCGCGCCTGGAAACTATCAAGATTGCAGACGATTTCAATTATGATAATTTAAAATCACTCTCTGCAGAAGCGAAACAAAAGTTCAATAAAATACGACCAAAAACGATTGCACAGGCAGCAAGAATTAGCGGTGTGTCCCCTGCTGATATTAATATTTTATTAATCTATTTAAAATAA
- a CDS encoding class I SAM-dependent methyltransferase: MKVKDLFLTQEQFEIKETAIPGVLKTSPVPQNISDYYDSAEYISHHQDSGSLKETVYKFLQNFNLNYKRNIMIDFVGKHKKVLDYGCGAGEFLKYIEDDFETFGFEPSESASKYAIQKVHKTKIINNLDFIKEGSLDAITLWHVFEHIENQDEILNAFYSKLKQNGLLIIAVPNINSYDALKYKEFWAAYDVPRHLYHFSKSGMEKLMNNEYWKIKKIKPLLLDSFYISMLSEKYKKSPLYWLKGMIYGLVSNVEASKTGEYSSLIYIIEKK, translated from the coding sequence ATGAAAGTTAAAGACCTTTTTCTGACTCAAGAACAGTTCGAAATTAAAGAAACTGCCATTCCCGGAGTTCTGAAAACATCACCAGTACCTCAAAATATTTCTGACTATTATGATAGCGCAGAATATATTTCCCACCACCAAGATTCCGGTTCTCTGAAAGAAACCGTTTATAAATTTTTACAAAATTTCAATCTTAATTACAAACGTAACATTATGATTGACTTTGTAGGAAAACATAAAAAAGTTTTGGATTACGGCTGCGGTGCCGGCGAATTCCTCAAATATATTGAAGATGATTTTGAAACATTTGGCTTTGAACCCAGCGAATCTGCCAGTAAATACGCGATTCAAAAAGTACACAAAACTAAGATTATCAATAATCTTGATTTTATTAAAGAAGGATCATTAGATGCGATTACCCTTTGGCATGTTTTCGAACACATCGAAAATCAAGACGAAATATTAAACGCGTTTTACAGCAAATTGAAACAAAATGGATTATTAATTATTGCAGTTCCTAATATAAATTCCTATGATGCTCTCAAATATAAAGAATTTTGGGCCGCTTACGATGTACCCAGACATCTCTATCATTTTTCAAAATCGGGCATGGAAAAATTAATGAACAACGAATACTGGAAAATCAAAAAAATAAAACCTCTCCTACTCGACTCGTTCTACATTTCAATGTTAAGCGAAAAATATAAAAAATCACCACTTTATTGGCTAAAAGGAATGATTTACGGACTGGTTTCTAACGTAGAAGCTTCAAAAACCGGCGAATACTCCAGTTTGATATACATTATCGAAAAAAAATAG
- a CDS encoding phosphoglycerate kinase has protein sequence MKTINDFNFRDKKVLVRVDFNVPQDADLKVTDSTRIQAVKPTVEKILNDGGSVILMTHLGRPKGKVSEQFSLKNILPEIEKVLGKPVKFCSDCIGDEAKKMSADLQSGEILLLENLRFHKEEEDGDPDFARQLSELGDAYVNDAFGTAHRAHASTAVIAQFFSSTKFFGLLMAKELEAIDRVLKSGEKPITAILGGSKVSSKITIIENILPAIDNLIIGGGMAFTFIRALGGEIGNSLVEVDKQTLALEILEKAKAQNVAVYLPVDSIIADDFNNDAERKEVDIFEIPNGWMGLDAGVRSRKIFHDVIMNSRTILWNGPIGVFEMPHFAAGTVALGDSIAQSTKLGAFSLVGGGDSVAFVKQFGYDDKVSYVSTGGGAMLESLEGMELPGVKAINN, from the coding sequence ATGAAAACAATTAACGATTTTAACTTCAGAGACAAAAAGGTGTTGGTAAGAGTAGACTTCAATGTTCCACAGGACGCTGATTTGAAGGTAACCGACAGCACGAGAATTCAGGCGGTAAAACCTACGGTTGAAAAGATTTTGAATGATGGAGGATCGGTAATTCTGATGACGCATTTGGGGCGCCCAAAAGGTAAAGTATCAGAACAATTTTCTTTAAAAAACATCCTTCCCGAAATTGAAAAAGTTTTAGGAAAGCCGGTGAAATTTTGTTCGGACTGTATTGGTGACGAGGCAAAAAAGATGAGTGCTGACTTGCAATCGGGAGAGATTCTTTTGTTAGAAAATCTTCGTTTTCATAAAGAGGAAGAAGATGGTGATCCGGACTTTGCGAGACAATTATCAGAATTAGGAGATGCTTATGTGAATGATGCTTTTGGAACTGCGCACAGGGCGCATGCTTCGACTGCCGTTATTGCTCAGTTTTTTTCTTCAACTAAGTTTTTCGGTTTATTGATGGCTAAAGAATTAGAAGCTATTGACAGAGTATTGAAAAGTGGTGAAAAACCTATTACTGCGATTTTAGGAGGTTCTAAAGTTTCCAGTAAAATTACTATTATTGAGAATATTTTACCTGCAATTGATAATTTGATTATTGGTGGAGGAATGGCTTTTACGTTCATCAGAGCATTAGGAGGCGAAATTGGGAATTCCCTGGTAGAAGTCGATAAACAGACTTTGGCTTTAGAAATATTAGAGAAAGCCAAAGCGCAGAATGTAGCAGTTTATTTGCCGGTTGATTCCATCATTGCTGATGATTTTAATAATGATGCCGAAAGAAAAGAAGTTGATATTTTTGAAATTCCCAATGGTTGGATGGGCTTGGATGCAGGAGTTAGATCCAGAAAAATATTTCATGATGTCATTATGAATTCCAGAACTATTTTATGGAACGGTCCAATCGGCGTTTTTGAAATGCCTCATTTTGCTGCAGGAACGGTTGCTTTAGGTGACAGTATCGCGCAATCTACCAAGTTAGGAGCTTTCTCGCTTGTGGGTGGAGGTGACAGTGTGGCCTTTGTTAAGCAGTTCGGTTATGATGATAAAGTAAGTTATGTTTCAACCGGAGGAGGAGCGATGCTTGAAAGTTTAGAGGGTATGGAGCTCCCCGGAGTAAAAGCAATCAATAATTAG
- the rpiB gene encoding ribose 5-phosphate isomerase B yields MKKIAIACDHAGFEYKEIIKKHLEGQFEVEDFGTYSPDSVDYPDFVHPAADSIEQGRNELGILICGSGQGVSITANKHQKIRCALCWLPELAALARQHNNANMIALPSRFIASQLAVDIVDTFLNTPFEGGRHQNRVEKISTC; encoded by the coding sequence ATGAAAAAGATAGCAATAGCATGCGATCATGCAGGTTTCGAATACAAAGAAATCATAAAAAAACATTTGGAAGGCCAATTTGAAGTAGAAGATTTCGGCACTTATTCCCCAGACTCTGTGGATTATCCCGATTTTGTGCATCCGGCTGCCGATTCTATCGAGCAGGGAAGAAATGAATTAGGAATTCTTATTTGCGGCAGTGGACAGGGTGTTTCTATCACCGCCAATAAACATCAGAAAATTAGATGTGCCTTGTGTTGGCTGCCTGAACTTGCCGCTCTTGCCCGTCAACATAATAACGCGAACATGATTGCGCTTCCTTCCCGCTTTATTGCAAGCCAATTAGCTGTCGATATTGTCGACACTTTCCTCAATACTCCTTTCGAAGGAGGCAGACATCAGAACAGAGTTGAAAAGATTTCGACCTGTTAA
- the rnr gene encoding ribonuclease R: MAKGKYFSDKNNNKLQEIGRLILRFMNEKSGKIYNYKQIADGIDYKNPRQRELVIQSLHKLLSDQRIKEVEKGKFIINIKIEGTLTGTIDFNQTGNAYVKVAGLDDDIFVHSKNVKDALQGDTVLIVTYHFKGKKVEGSVLEVIERKRDQFVGTFQFIKYKDFGFVVGDKKHINTDIFVPQGKIGGAKDGDKVIVKMIAWKAGEKNPEGEIIKVLGAPGEHETEIHSILAEYGLPYEFPEDVEKEAQDIDRRIHDHEVAKRRDMRGICTFTIDPKDAKDFDDALSIQKLDNGNWEIGVHIADVSHYVVPGTILDAEAYKRATSVYLVDRVVPMLPEVLSNDVCSLRPNEEKYTFSAVFELNDEAEIQNQWFGRTIIYSDRKFAYEEAQERIETKEGDLAEEILTLDRLAKIMRKARIENGAITFDRSEVRFNLDEKGEPIGVYFKVSKDSNHLIEEFMLLANKKVSEFISLNKKGVPTNNTFIYRIHEDPDPAKLEALRDFVGTFGYTMNLANTKKVAESLNKLLSDIQGKGEENMIETLAMRSMSKAIYSTDPIGHYGLGFDYYSHFTSPIRRYPDLIAHRLLQHYLDGGKSPQKQEYDDKCKHCSSMEKLASDAERDSIKFMQVKFMEKHLGEDFTGVISGVADFGFWVQIPENGAEGLIKLRDLMDDSYSYDAKNHAVYGSRTGNKYQLGDEVTIRVMKANLIQKQLDFKIIES, encoded by the coding sequence ATGGCAAAAGGAAAATATTTCTCAGATAAAAATAATAATAAATTGCAGGAAATCGGGCGATTGATTTTGCGTTTTATGAATGAAAAATCTGGAAAAATCTATAACTACAAGCAAATTGCAGATGGTATTGATTACAAAAATCCCAGACAGCGCGAACTGGTGATTCAGTCGTTGCATAAACTGCTTTCAGATCAAAGAATTAAGGAAGTCGAAAAAGGAAAATTCATCATTAATATTAAGATTGAAGGGACTTTAACCGGTACCATCGATTTTAACCAAACCGGAAACGCTTATGTGAAAGTAGCTGGTTTAGATGATGATATTTTTGTACATTCCAAAAACGTAAAAGACGCATTACAGGGAGATACCGTTCTTATTGTCACCTATCATTTCAAAGGGAAAAAAGTAGAAGGTTCTGTGCTGGAAGTCATTGAAAGAAAACGCGATCAGTTCGTGGGAACATTTCAATTTATTAAATATAAGGATTTCGGTTTTGTAGTAGGCGATAAAAAACATATCAATACCGATATTTTTGTTCCGCAGGGAAAAATTGGCGGTGCGAAAGATGGTGATAAAGTCATTGTTAAAATGATTGCCTGGAAAGCCGGAGAAAAAAATCCGGAAGGTGAAATTATAAAAGTACTCGGTGCACCCGGTGAACATGAAACAGAAATTCACTCTATTTTAGCTGAATACGGATTGCCTTACGAATTTCCGGAAGATGTTGAAAAAGAAGCCCAGGATATCGACCGTAGAATCCATGATCATGAGGTTGCGAAACGACGTGATATGCGTGGAATCTGTACTTTTACCATCGACCCCAAAGATGCAAAAGATTTCGATGACGCACTTTCTATACAAAAATTAGATAACGGAAACTGGGAAATTGGAGTTCATATCGCCGATGTTTCGCATTATGTGGTTCCCGGGACAATCCTGGATGCAGAAGCGTATAAACGCGCTACTTCGGTTTATTTAGTGGACCGTGTGGTTCCGATGTTACCCGAAGTTTTAAGTAACGATGTTTGCTCACTTCGCCCAAATGAAGAAAAGTATACTTTTTCTGCCGTCTTTGAATTAAATGACGAAGCAGAAATCCAAAACCAATGGTTTGGAAGAACCATCATCTATTCTGACCGTAAATTCGCTTACGAAGAAGCACAGGAAAGAATTGAAACCAAGGAAGGAGATTTAGCAGAAGAAATTTTAACCTTGGACCGCCTTGCAAAAATCATGAGAAAAGCGCGTATTGAAAACGGTGCCATTACTTTTGACCGCAGCGAAGTCCGGTTTAATTTAGATGAAAAAGGAGAACCTATTGGGGTTTATTTTAAAGTGAGCAAAGATTCAAATCATCTGATTGAAGAATTTATGCTGCTTGCCAATAAAAAAGTTTCGGAATTTATCTCTTTAAATAAAAAAGGAGTCCCGACCAATAATACATTTATTTATAGAATTCACGAAGATCCGGATCCGGCTAAATTAGAAGCGTTACGTGATTTTGTAGGAACTTTTGGTTATACCATGAATCTGGCGAATACCAAAAAAGTAGCAGAATCTCTCAACAAATTGTTAAGCGATATACAGGGAAAAGGCGAAGAAAATATGATCGAAACCCTGGCGATGCGCTCGATGAGCAAAGCGATTTATTCTACCGATCCTATCGGACATTATGGTCTTGGGTTCGACTATTATTCCCATTTCACCTCTCCTATCCGCCGTTATCCCGATTTAATTGCGCACCGGTTATTACAGCATTATTTAGATGGCGGTAAATCACCACAAAAACAGGAATACGACGATAAATGCAAACACTGCAGTTCGATGGAAAAACTGGCATCAGATGCCGAACGGGATTCCATTAAATTCATGCAGGTTAAGTTTATGGAAAAACATTTGGGCGAAGATTTCACCGGTGTTATTTCCGGAGTTGCCGATTTTGGATTCTGGGTGCAAATTCCTGAAAACGGAGCGGAAGGTCTTATTAAATTGAGAGATTTAATGGATGATTCTTATTCTTATGATGCCAAAAATCACGCCGTCTACGGAAGTCGTACAGGTAATAAATATCAACTGGGCGACGAAGTTACAATTAGAGTAATGAAAGCGAATTTAATCCAAAAACAGTTGGATTTCAAAATCATTGAATCGTAA
- a CDS encoding LysE family translocator, with protein MIELILSAVGLGIMLSIVFIGPIFFLLIETSFSRGPKHAFTLDCGVVLADILCITAAYFASGDLVEIIDKHPGFYRITAFIVFIYAVYMVVSKTKMHLPGEDKLINQNYFKTFLNGFFFNILNIGVVLFWLVTVISVRNAYPKTEDFLLYMGLVVGTYLVIDFFKIYLAKIFHDKLTQTVANRIRKGVGYILVAFSIFIFLQSFKKFNQFDKKLEEAEKTGQKHIQK; from the coding sequence ATGATAGAACTTATACTTTCAGCCGTCGGGTTAGGAATTATGCTGAGTATTGTCTTCATCGGGCCGATTTTTTTTCTGCTGATTGAAACAAGTTTTTCACGTGGTCCTAAACATGCGTTCACCTTGGATTGCGGCGTCGTGTTGGCTGATATTTTATGTATTACTGCGGCGTATTTTGCCAGTGGCGATTTGGTAGAAATTATTGATAAACATCCGGGATTTTATAGAATTACCGCTTTTATTGTCTTTATTTATGCCGTTTATATGGTCGTTTCAAAAACGAAAATGCATTTACCAGGGGAAGATAAACTGATCAATCAGAATTATTTTAAAACTTTTCTGAATGGTTTTTTCTTTAATATTTTAAATATTGGTGTGGTCCTTTTTTGGTTGGTTACGGTAATTTCAGTTAGAAATGCTTACCCTAAAACAGAGGATTTTCTCTTGTACATGGGACTTGTCGTAGGAACTTATCTTGTGATTGATTTCTTTAAAATTTATTTGGCTAAAATATTTCATGATAAACTCACCCAAACGGTGGCCAATAGAATCAGAAAAGGAGTTGGGTATATTTTGGTTGCTTTCAGTATTTTTATTTTCTTACAAAGCTTTAAGAAATTCAATCAATTTGATAAGAAATTAGAGGAGGCTGAAAAAACAGGTCAGAAACACATTCAGAAATGA
- a CDS encoding S66 peptidase family protein — protein MKEMIFPKSLKKGDQIAIISPAGAVEEKQLEKGLEMIRQKGFEPVLGKHLYTKFSNGYSYGGTEKERISELNWAFNNDAISAVWASRGGYGCQHLLGHLQLSKLKKNPKWYIGYSDNTVIQSFLLKNNFASIHGQTIKTSSFGVTDESYNLIFDILKGKKPDYNVENNPLNKKGTAEGQLIGGNLALIYALLGTPYSFNFKDKILFIEDIGENYYALDRMMMSLELAGVFRKIKGLIIGGMTNMGDEKDNKNYEESFDGFAYQLISDRLKKHHFPTLFGFPNGHIFDNKPLIIGADIKMEIEDQVKVQFKL, from the coding sequence ATGAAAGAAATGATATTCCCAAAATCCTTGAAAAAGGGTGATCAAATTGCCATTATTTCTCCTGCCGGCGCGGTAGAAGAAAAGCAATTGGAAAAAGGTTTGGAAATGATCAGGCAAAAAGGCTTTGAACCGGTTTTAGGGAAACATCTTTACACTAAATTTTCGAACGGTTATTCTTACGGCGGAACTGAAAAAGAGAGAATTTCTGAGCTGAACTGGGCGTTTAATAATGACGCAATTTCTGCTGTTTGGGCTTCCAGAGGAGGCTACGGTTGCCAGCACTTATTAGGACATCTGCAGCTGTCAAAATTGAAGAAAAACCCAAAATGGTATATTGGGTATTCAGATAACACAGTGATTCAGAGTTTTCTTTTGAAAAACAATTTTGCCTCTATTCACGGACAAACCATTAAAACCTCAAGTTTTGGAGTAACAGACGAAAGTTATAATTTAATTTTCGATATTTTAAAAGGTAAAAAACCGGATTATAATGTAGAAAATAATCCATTAAATAAAAAAGGAACAGCTGAAGGTCAATTAATTGGCGGAAATTTAGCGCTGATTTATGCACTTTTAGGAACGCCCTACTCTTTCAATTTTAAAGATAAGATCCTTTTTATAGAAGATATTGGCGAGAATTATTATGCTTTAGACCGCATGATGATGAGTTTGGAACTGGCAGGAGTTTTCAGGAAAATTAAGGGTTTAATTATCGGTGGAATGACCAATATGGGCGACGAAAAAGACAATAAAAACTACGAAGAAAGTTTTGACGGTTTTGCTTATCAGCTCATTTCAGACCGGTTAAAAAAGCACCACTTCCCTACTCTGTTTGGTTTTCCAAACGGACATATTTTTGACAATAAACCTTTGATTATCGGTGCAGATATCAAAATGGAAATTGAAGATCAGGTAAAAGTTCAGTTTAAATTATAA